The following coding sequences lie in one Pseudomonas svalbardensis genomic window:
- the creD gene encoding cell envelope integrity protein CreD — MNRSLTIKLGAIALLILLLLIPLLMINGVIQDRQQLRDGVLEDIARSSSYSQQLSGPLMVVPYRKVVRTWKLNEKTNERYQEVGEERGRLYFLPERFELDGQVQTELRSRGIYEARLFHADNRISGHFSLPAQLGIKDDFADYQFDQPFLAVGISDIRGIENALKLELNGQKLDFVPGSQVGWLGEGVHVTLPALDAKQATELAFGFDLRLQGTGQLQILPVGKTSKVSLAANWPHPSFIGNYLPAQREVSDQGFTANWQTSFFSTNLQEALSSCVSGGGCEAYTGRSFGVSFIDPVDQYLKSDRAIKYALLFIVLTFAGFFLFEVLKSLAVHPVQYALVGVALAFFYLLLLSLSEHIGFALAYLLSAGGCVLLIGFYVCHVLRSVRHGLSFSAGLAALYGLLYGLLYGLLSAEDYALLMGSLLLFGLLGVFMVLTRKLDWYGIGQKSAKPLVFDMGAVE, encoded by the coding sequence ATGAACCGCAGCCTGACCATAAAACTCGGGGCAATTGCCCTTCTGATTCTGTTGTTGCTGATCCCGCTCCTGATGATTAACGGCGTGATCCAGGACCGCCAGCAACTGCGCGACGGTGTTCTCGAAGACATCGCCCGCAGTTCCAGCTACAGCCAGCAACTCAGCGGGCCGCTGATGGTGGTGCCGTATCGCAAAGTGGTGCGCACCTGGAAGCTCAACGAGAAAACCAACGAGCGTTACCAGGAAGTGGGTGAAGAGCGCGGCCGTTTGTATTTCCTCCCGGAACGCTTCGAACTCGACGGGCAGGTCCAGACTGAACTGCGGTCCCGGGGCATTTATGAGGCGCGTCTATTTCATGCGGACAACCGCATCAGCGGGCATTTCTCGCTCCCGGCTCAATTGGGTATCAAGGACGATTTCGCCGATTACCAGTTCGACCAGCCGTTTTTGGCGGTCGGGATCAGCGATATTCGCGGCATCGAAAACGCTCTGAAACTCGAACTCAATGGCCAGAAACTCGACTTCGTCCCCGGTAGTCAGGTGGGCTGGTTGGGGGAGGGCGTGCATGTCACCCTGCCGGCGCTCGACGCGAAGCAAGCCACGGAATTGGCCTTCGGTTTCGACCTGCGACTGCAAGGCACTGGCCAGTTGCAGATTCTTCCGGTGGGCAAGACCAGCAAGGTTTCGCTGGCCGCCAATTGGCCGCATCCGAGTTTCATCGGCAACTACCTGCCGGCCCAGCGTGAAGTCAGCGATCAGGGTTTCACCGCCAACTGGCAGACCTCGTTTTTCTCCACCAATTTGCAAGAGGCCTTGAGCAGCTGTGTGTCCGGCGGCGGTTGCGAAGCCTATACCGGCCGCAGTTTCGGGGTGAGCTTCATCGACCCGGTGGATCAGTACCTGAAGAGCGATCGGGCAATCAAGTATGCGTTGCTGTTTATCGTCCTAACCTTCGCCGGTTTCTTCCTCTTCGAAGTGCTGAAAAGCCTCGCGGTACACCCGGTGCAATACGCGCTGGTGGGCGTGGCCCTGGCGTTTTTCTATCTGCTGTTGCTGTCGCTGTCCGAGCACATCGGCTTTGCCCTGGCGTACCTGCTGTCGGCGGGCGGCTGTGTGTTGTTGATCGGTTTTTATGTCTGCCATGTACTGCGCAGCGTGCGTCACGGCTTGAGTTTTTCGGCGGGATTGGCGGCGTTGTATGGCTTGCTCTATGGCTTGCTCTATGGCTTGCTCAGTGCAGAGGATTACGCGTTGTTGATGGGTTCGCTGCTGTTGTTCGGGTTGTTGGGCGTGTTTATGGTGCTGACCCGCAAGCTGGACTGGTATGGGATTGGGCAGAAGTCGGCGAAGCCGTTGGTGTTTGATATGGGAGCGGTGGAATGA
- the rloA2 gene encoding retropepsin-like aspartic peptidase RloA2, giving the protein MKSLLALLSLVALPVLAAEPTLYGRYEYIALPEIGGEVLKAKMDTGALTASLSAKDIETFTRDGDEWVRFRLATKGASNKVYEHKVARISKIKTRSEEDEDDNEAVEPTKRPVVDLELCLGNVKRTVEVNLTDRSSFNYPLLIGAKALREFGAAVNPARRFTAAKPDC; this is encoded by the coding sequence GTGAAATCCCTCCTTGCACTGCTTTCCCTCGTGGCCCTGCCGGTTCTGGCCGCTGAGCCGACCCTGTACGGGCGCTACGAATACATCGCGCTGCCGGAAATCGGCGGTGAAGTGCTCAAGGCCAAAATGGACACCGGTGCCCTGACGGCGTCGCTGTCGGCCAAAGACATCGAAACCTTCACCCGCGATGGTGACGAGTGGGTGCGTTTCCGCCTCGCCACCAAAGGCGCGAGCAACAAGGTCTACGAACACAAGGTCGCGCGGATCAGCAAGATCAAGACCCGCTCCGAAGAAGACGAGGACGACAACGAAGCGGTCGAACCCACCAAGCGTCCGGTGGTCGATCTGGAACTGTGCCTGGGCAACGTCAAGCGCACCGTGGAGGTCAACCTCACCGACCGCAGCAGCTTCAACTACCCATTGTTGATCGGCGCCAAAGCCTTGCGTGAGTTCGGCGCGGCGGTGAACCCGGCACGGCGCTTCACGGCGGCCAAACCCGACTGCTGA
- the creC gene encoding two-component system sensor histidine kinase CreC: MPLGIRIFLVYVLFIGLTGYFVLNTVMEEIRPGVRQSTEETLVDTANLMAEILRDDFKAGTLNQNRWPALLKAYGERQPKANIWGLPKNQVNHRIYVTDAKGVVVLDSSGVAVGQDYSRWNDVLLTLRGEYGARSSRSDPDDPNSSVMHVGAPIRDNGQIIGVVTVAKPNSSLQPYVDRTERRLLAWGAGLIGLGLLFGALLSWWLSAALRRLTAYAQAVSEGRRVEVPHYRGGELELLATAVEQMRTQLEGKAYVERYVHTLTHELKSPLAAIRGAAELLQGEMPLAQQQRFVSNIDSESARMQQLIERLLNLALVEQRQGLEERVAVPLAKLVDELLSAQAARIEGKQLRVEQTIAADLVLTGEPFLLRQALGNLLENALDFTPAQGLLQFSAERIGEQVEFRLFNQAEAIPDYALPRLSERFYSLPRPDSGRKSTGLGLNFVEEVVKLHGGSLNIGNVDGGVQVKLRIPA, translated from the coding sequence ATGCCTCTGGGGATTCGGATTTTTCTGGTCTATGTGCTGTTTATCGGCCTGACCGGTTACTTCGTGCTGAACACCGTGATGGAAGAAATCCGTCCCGGCGTGCGCCAGTCCACCGAAGAAACGCTGGTCGACACCGCCAATCTCATGGCCGAAATCCTGCGCGACGACTTCAAGGCCGGCACCCTGAACCAGAACCGCTGGCCCGCGCTGCTCAAGGCATATGGCGAACGGCAACCGAAGGCGAACATCTGGGGATTGCCGAAGAATCAGGTCAACCACCGGATCTACGTCACCGATGCCAAGGGCGTTGTGGTGCTGGATTCGAGCGGTGTGGCAGTGGGGCAGGATTACTCGCGCTGGAACGACGTTTTACTGACCCTGCGGGGCGAATACGGCGCTCGTTCCAGCCGCAGCGATCCGGACGATCCGAACTCCTCAGTGATGCACGTCGGCGCCCCGATTCGCGACAACGGCCAGATTATCGGCGTGGTTACCGTCGCCAAACCCAACAGCTCGTTGCAGCCATACGTTGATCGCACTGAACGGCGATTGCTTGCCTGGGGCGCCGGGCTGATCGGCCTCGGTCTGCTGTTCGGCGCGTTGTTGTCGTGGTGGTTGAGCGCTGCGCTGCGACGGCTGACTGCTTACGCTCAGGCAGTCAGTGAAGGCCGGCGGGTCGAGGTTCCGCACTACCGTGGCGGCGAGCTGGAACTACTGGCGACGGCGGTGGAGCAGATGCGCACGCAGCTCGAAGGCAAAGCCTACGTCGAGCGTTACGTGCACACCTTGACCCACGAACTGAAAAGCCCGCTGGCGGCGATTCGCGGTGCGGCAGAGTTGCTGCAAGGCGAGATGCCGCTGGCCCAGCAGCAGCGTTTTGTCAGCAACATCGACAGCGAAAGCGCGCGGATGCAGCAGTTGATCGAGCGCCTGTTGAATCTGGCCCTGGTCGAGCAACGCCAAGGGCTGGAAGAGCGGGTGGCGGTGCCGCTGGCGAAGTTGGTGGATGAATTGCTGAGCGCTCAGGCGGCGCGCATCGAAGGCAAGCAGTTGCGCGTGGAACAAACCATTGCCGCGGATCTGGTGCTGACCGGTGAACCGTTCCTGTTGCGTCAGGCGCTGGGCAATCTGCTGGAGAACGCTTTGGATTTCACCCCGGCTCAGGGTTTGTTGCAATTCAGTGCCGAGCGTATTGGGGAGCAAGTTGAGTTCAGGCTGTTTAACCAGGCAGAAGCGATTCCCGACTATGCGCTGCCGCGATTGAGCGAGCGCTTTTACTCACTGCCGCGGCCGGACAGCGGGCGCAAGAGCACGGGGTTGGGGCTGAATTTTGTTGAAGAGGTGGTGAAGTTGCATGGTGGGTCATTGAACATCGGCAATGTTGACGGCGGTGTTCAAGTCAAATTGCGTATACCTGCTTAG
- the creB gene encoding two-component system response regulator CreB: MPHILIVEDEAAIADTLIFALQGEGFTTTWLCLGAAALEHQRQTPADLIILDIGLPDISGFETCKQLRRFSEVPVIFLSARDAEIDRVVGLEIGADDYVVKPFSPREVAARVRAILKRMTPRATAEVSSALFRIHSERVQISYRGQILTLTRHEFRLLQCLLDQPERVFSREQLLDALGVAADAGYERSIDSHIKSVRAKLRQVEADAEPIQTHRGLGYSYSPGRS; this comes from the coding sequence ATGCCTCATATCCTGATTGTCGAAGACGAAGCGGCGATTGCCGACACCCTGATTTTCGCCTTGCAGGGCGAGGGCTTCACCACCACCTGGCTTTGCCTTGGCGCCGCTGCGCTTGAACATCAGCGCCAGACCCCGGCCGATCTGATCATTCTCGACATTGGTCTGCCAGACATCAGCGGCTTCGAGACCTGCAAGCAATTGCGGCGTTTCAGCGAAGTGCCGGTGATCTTTCTCAGCGCCCGTGATGCCGAAATCGATCGCGTCGTGGGCCTGGAAATCGGTGCCGACGATTACGTGGTCAAGCCGTTCAGCCCAAGGGAGGTGGCGGCGCGGGTCCGGGCGATTCTCAAACGCATGACGCCGCGAGCGACCGCCGAGGTGTCATCGGCGCTGTTTCGCATTCACAGCGAACGGGTGCAGATCAGCTATCGCGGTCAGATTCTAACCCTGACCCGCCATGAGTTCCGCCTGCTGCAATGCCTGCTGGATCAACCCGAACGCGTCTTCAGTCGCGAGCAATTGCTCGATGCGCTGGGCGTCGCCGCCGATGCCGGGTACGAGCGCAGCATCGACAGCCACATCAAGAGCGTGCGCGCCAAATTACGCCAGGTGGAAGCCGACGCGGAACCGATCCAGACCCATCGCGGCCTCGGTTACAGCTACAGTCCGGGGCGTAGCTGA
- a CDS encoding glutathione S-transferase, with amino-acid sequence MSAPSMTLFHNPLSPFVRKVMVLLHETGQQDRVALQDCVLTPVSPDLILNEDNPLGKIPALRLADGNVIHDSRVILDYLDHQHVGNPLIPRDGSARWRRLTLASLADGIMDAAVLIRYEVALRAPEKHWDTWLDGQREKIRRGLALLEVDAIAELTSHFDVAAISVACALGYLDLRHPDLEWRTTNPKLANWYFEVSQRPSMLATMPKV; translated from the coding sequence ATGTCCGCCCCCAGCATGACCCTGTTCCACAACCCGTTGTCGCCCTTCGTTCGCAAAGTCATGGTGCTGCTGCATGAAACCGGTCAACAGGACCGCGTGGCGCTGCAAGACTGCGTGCTCACACCGGTCAGCCCGGACCTGATACTCAACGAAGACAATCCGCTGGGTAAAATTCCGGCCTTGCGCCTGGCCGATGGCAACGTCATCCATGACAGCCGGGTGATCCTTGATTACCTCGACCACCAGCACGTCGGCAACCCGCTGATACCGCGCGACGGCTCGGCCCGCTGGCGGCGCCTGACCCTGGCCTCCCTGGCCGACGGGATCATGGACGCTGCGGTGCTGATTCGTTATGAAGTCGCCCTGCGTGCCCCGGAAAAACACTGGGACACATGGCTCGATGGCCAGCGCGAGAAGATTCGTCGCGGCCTGGCATTGCTGGAAGTGGACGCGATTGCCGAGCTGACCAGCCATTTCGATGTGGCGGCGATCAGCGTTGCCTGTGCGTTGGGCTACCTGGATTTGCGCCATCCGGATCTGGAATGGCGCACGACGAACCCGAAGCTGGCGAACTGGTACTTCGAGGTGAGTCAGCGGCCTTCAATGCTGGCGACTATGCCGAAGGTTTAG
- a CDS encoding PepSY-associated TM helix domain-containing protein, with translation MKSKTIRRWSFVHTWTSLICTVFLLMLALTGLPLIFHHEIDHLLGDAAELKEMPADTPLLNLQQLVQAAEKHRPGEVMQYFGFDEDEPNAAITIMAATAGTEPNSSHTFMLDARTGEALEMPSANGGFMMIMLRLHVDMFAGLPGKLLLAFMGILFVVAIVSGTVLYLPFMRRLKFATVRQDKSTRLRWLDLHNLIGVVTLTWALVVGVTGVISACADLLIAAWRNDSLSAMVAPYRDAPPLTELAPATRLLDIAKEVAPGMQPDFIAFPGTRFSSEHHYAVFMKGSTHLTSHLLTPVLIDASTLQVTAVAERPWYMDAMGMSQPLHFGDYGGMPMKILWAILDGLTIIVLGSGVYLWVVRRKAAKPVLENAESPA, from the coding sequence ATGAAAAGCAAAACAATTCGCCGCTGGTCCTTCGTCCATACCTGGACCAGCCTGATCTGCACCGTGTTCCTACTGATGCTCGCGCTGACCGGCCTGCCATTGATCTTCCATCACGAGATCGACCACTTGCTGGGCGATGCCGCTGAATTGAAGGAGATGCCGGCGGACACCCCGCTGCTGAATTTGCAGCAGTTGGTGCAGGCGGCTGAAAAGCATCGTCCCGGTGAGGTCATGCAGTATTTCGGCTTCGATGAAGACGAGCCCAACGCCGCGATTACGATCATGGCGGCCACCGCCGGCACTGAACCGAATTCGTCTCACACCTTCATGCTCGACGCCCGCACCGGCGAAGCGCTGGAGATGCCGTCGGCCAATGGCGGCTTCATGATGATCATGTTGCGCCTGCACGTGGACATGTTCGCCGGTCTGCCGGGCAAGTTGCTGCTGGCGTTCATGGGCATTCTGTTCGTGGTGGCTATCGTGTCCGGGACGGTGTTGTACCTGCCGTTCATGCGGCGTTTGAAATTCGCCACCGTGCGCCAGGACAAATCCACCCGCCTGCGTTGGCTCGATCTGCATAACCTGATCGGTGTGGTGACGCTGACCTGGGCCTTGGTGGTCGGCGTCACCGGCGTCATCAGCGCTTGCGCCGACCTGCTGATCGCCGCGTGGCGCAACGACAGCCTGAGCGCGATGGTCGCGCCGTACCGCGATGCGCCGCCACTGACAGAACTGGCGCCCGCGACCCGCTTGCTCGACATCGCCAAGGAAGTCGCACCGGGCATGCAGCCGGACTTCATCGCCTTCCCCGGCACACGATTCTCCAGCGAACACCATTACGCGGTGTTCATGAAAGGCAGCACCCACCTGACCTCGCACCTGCTGACACCGGTGCTGATCGACGCCAGTACCCTGCAAGTCACCGCCGTGGCCGAACGCCCGTGGTACATGGACGCCATGGGCATGTCTCAACCGTTGCACTTCGGTGATTACGGCGGCATGCCGATGAAGATCCTCTGGGCGATCCTGGATGGGCTGACCATCATCGTCCTCGGTAGCGGGGTTTACCTGTGGGTGGTGCGGCGCAAGGCTGCGAAACCTGTGCTCGAGAACGCGGAGAGTCCAGCATGA
- a CDS encoding DUF2780 domain-containing protein has protein sequence MKISRGFALTSLMCLAASPVFAQFSLFDAANALSGTQGDDAAAAAPTSQTAGLLSALSQLNVTPQQAIGGTGAMLGLAKNQLSSTDYSELAKSVPGIDKLSGGGELAVLSGLLGSSGTAAGLDNALGNVNNINDLNSAFSALGMDTGMIGLFAPVLLQFFGQQGVGGSLLTNLGGIWGAGTGS, from the coding sequence ATGAAGATTTCACGTGGTTTTGCACTGACTTCGCTGATGTGTCTGGCGGCCAGTCCGGTCTTTGCTCAGTTCAGCCTGTTCGATGCGGCCAATGCCCTCTCCGGCACGCAGGGCGATGACGCCGCCGCGGCCGCGCCGACCTCGCAGACGGCCGGTCTGCTGAGTGCGCTCAGCCAATTGAATGTGACACCACAACAAGCCATTGGCGGCACCGGGGCGATGCTCGGGCTGGCCAAGAATCAGTTGAGTTCGACCGACTATTCAGAGTTGGCCAAAAGCGTACCGGGGATCGACAAACTGTCCGGCGGTGGTGAGTTGGCTGTTCTCAGCGGCTTGCTTGGCTCGTCCGGTACAGCGGCAGGACTGGACAACGCCTTGGGCAACGTGAATAACATCAACGACCTGAACAGTGCCTTCAGCGCATTGGGCATGGACACTGGCATGATCGGCCTGTTTGCCCCTGTGCTTCTGCAATTTTTCGGTCAGCAGGGTGTCGGCGGTTCGCTGCTGACTAACCTGGGCGGGATCTGGGGCGCCGGCACCGGTAGTTGA